In the genome of Hymenobacter cellulosivorans, one region contains:
- a CDS encoding DUF3108 domain-containing protein: protein MWSFDTAKTERSIPNNSFTKGEVLRYKVHYGLINAAEATVELSDEIHKVNDRPCYKATVTGKTTGSFDFFLRIRDTWRSYIDTTSILPQRFFQNIEENSFRKKEYMDFDHNKNLVQVETHRKQDPVKKGSFKTPDNIQDIVSGFYFLRTLNYDNRKVGEVIRVQGFFDDEVFNMDVTYKGKETVETKAGVIRAIRLVPKMPENKLFKGENAVSVYLSDDRNKIPVLFQAEMFVGSVKVDMYKYQGLRNRLNLVAKN, encoded by the coding sequence ATACGGCCAAAACTGAACGCAGTATTCCCAACAACAGCTTTACCAAGGGCGAGGTGCTGCGCTATAAAGTGCACTACGGCCTGATCAACGCCGCCGAGGCCACCGTGGAGCTGTCCGACGAGATTCACAAAGTCAATGATCGGCCCTGCTACAAGGCCACCGTCACGGGCAAAACCACCGGCTCCTTCGACTTCTTCCTGCGCATTCGCGACACGTGGCGCTCCTACATCGACACGACGAGCATTTTGCCCCAGCGCTTCTTTCAGAATATCGAGGAGAACAGCTTTCGCAAAAAGGAATACATGGATTTCGACCACAATAAGAACCTAGTGCAGGTCGAAACCCACCGCAAGCAGGATCCGGTCAAGAAAGGCTCATTCAAAACCCCCGACAACATCCAGGACATCGTCAGCGGCTTTTACTTCCTGCGGACCCTGAACTACGACAACCGCAAAGTTGGGGAGGTTATCCGGGTCCAGGGCTTCTTCGACGACGAGGTCTTCAACATGGACGTGACCTACAAGGGCAAGGAAACGGTCGAAACGAAAGCCGGTGTCATTCGCGCTATTCGCCTCGTCCCGAAAATGCCCGAGAATAAGCTGTTTAAAGGGGAAAACGCCGTATCGGTGTACCTCTCTGACGACCGGAACAAAATCCCGGTGCTGTTTCAGGCAGAAATGTTTGTCGGCTCCGTGAAAGTCGATATGTACAAGTACCAAGGCCTGCGAAACCGGTTGAATCTGGTGGCCAAAAATTGA
- a CDS encoding response regulator transcription factor, whose translation MHPTPSSNAYKILVVDDDPDIVELLEYNLRKEGYLVASAPDGRKALEVAPQFGPDIILLDVMMPHLDGIDTCRQLRAMSRFKETYIIFLTARAEEFSEVAAFDAGADDFIAKPIKPRALMSRLAAFVRRDHETSAVSETIEINGLTIDRTGFAVFQEGRKISLPKKEFELLAFLAASPHKVFGREELLQNIWGNDVFVLARTVDVHVRKVREKVGDHHIQTIKGVGYKFNAD comes from the coding sequence GTGCACCCTACTCCTTCCTCCAACGCCTACAAGATTCTGGTAGTCGATGATGACCCGGACATCGTGGAACTGCTTGAGTACAACCTGCGCAAAGAGGGCTACCTCGTGGCCAGCGCCCCCGACGGCCGCAAAGCCCTGGAAGTAGCGCCCCAGTTCGGGCCCGACATCATTCTGCTCGACGTGATGATGCCCCACCTCGACGGTATCGACACCTGCCGGCAGCTGCGGGCTATGAGCCGCTTCAAGGAAACCTACATCATCTTCCTCACGGCCCGGGCCGAGGAATTTTCGGAAGTAGCCGCCTTCGACGCCGGCGCCGATGACTTTATTGCCAAGCCCATCAAGCCCCGGGCCCTGATGAGCCGCCTGGCTGCCTTCGTCCGCCGCGACCATGAAACTTCGGCCGTGTCGGAAACCATTGAAATCAACGGCTTGACCATTGACCGCACCGGCTTTGCCGTGTTTCAGGAAGGCCGCAAGATTTCGTTGCCCAAGAAGGAGTTCGAACTGCTGGCTTTCCTGGCGGCCTCGCCCCACAAGGTTTTCGGCCGAGAGGAGCTGCTCCAGAATATCTGGGGCAACGACGTCTTCGTGCTGGCCCGCACCGTGGACGTGCACGTGCGCAAGGTCCGGGAGAAAGTCGGCGACCACCACATCCAGACCATCAAGGGCGTCGGTTACAAGTTCAACGCCGATTAA
- a CDS encoding sensor histidine kinase, translated as MNISSRTIAILIALLVAGVLVTFAWIAPTLPFQEASLAMGITVAACFLLVYLSFEALLFREINNIYAGLENIKRKEFRRLSNKFLFRPEPLKRMRDEILEMAERKEREIDELKRLQVLRREFLADVSHELKTPIFAAQGFLHTVLDGDMDDDFLRQKFLNKAATSLDTLDALVQDLVTISQLEKGVVRMRKQNFDLAALVREIFEQLELKAAQRNVTLELFPPSLATDSLPVLADRNRIRQVLVNLIDNAIKYGKDSGHVTVSLVESSKTVRVAVRDDGAGIPKQHQNRIFERFYRIDKSRSRDSGGSGLGLAISKHIVEAHKSVIRVRSEMGVGTTLEFKLPKPRLPKAASEVPTEVSAPEA; from the coding sequence GTGAACATTTCTTCCCGCACCATTGCCATTCTGATTGCGCTGCTCGTGGCCGGCGTGCTGGTCACCTTTGCCTGGATAGCGCCCACGCTGCCGTTTCAAGAGGCTTCGTTGGCTATGGGCATCACCGTGGCGGCCTGCTTTCTGCTGGTATATCTGTCGTTTGAGGCGCTGCTGTTTCGGGAAATCAATAACATCTACGCCGGGCTGGAGAATATTAAGCGCAAGGAGTTTCGGCGACTTTCCAACAAGTTCCTGTTTCGGCCGGAGCCGCTGAAGCGGATGCGGGATGAAATCCTGGAAATGGCCGAGCGCAAGGAGCGGGAAATTGACGAGCTCAAGCGCCTGCAGGTGCTGCGCCGCGAGTTTCTGGCCGACGTGTCGCATGAGCTCAAAACGCCCATCTTCGCCGCTCAGGGTTTTTTGCACACCGTGCTGGACGGCGACATGGACGACGACTTCCTCCGCCAGAAGTTTCTGAACAAAGCTGCCACCAGCCTCGACACCCTCGATGCCCTGGTGCAGGACCTGGTCACTATCTCCCAACTGGAAAAGGGCGTGGTTCGTATGCGGAAGCAGAATTTCGACCTGGCGGCCTTGGTTCGGGAAATCTTTGAGCAGTTGGAGCTTAAAGCAGCCCAGCGCAACGTCACGCTGGAGCTTTTCCCGCCCAGCCTAGCTACCGACTCCCTGCCCGTGCTGGCCGACCGGAACCGGATACGGCAGGTACTGGTCAATTTGATTGACAACGCCATTAAGTATGGCAAAGACAGCGGCCACGTCACGGTGAGCCTGGTAGAAAGCAGCAAAACGGTACGTGTGGCCGTGCGCGACGACGGGGCCGGCATTCCGAAGCAGCACCAGAACCGCATTTTCGAGCGGTTTTACCGCATCGATAAAAGCCGCTCCCGCGACTCCGGCGGCTCGGGCCTGGGCCTGGCCATCAGCAAGCATATTGTGGAAGCCCATAAGTCAGTGATTCGGGTGCGCAGTGAGATGGGCGTGGGCACTACGCTGGAATTTAAGCTACCCAAGCCCCGCTTGCCTAAAGCAGCCAGTGAAGTGCCTACTGAAGTAAGTGCGCCCGAGGCCTAA
- a CDS encoding RluA family pseudouridine synthase produces MKKNIDFKDLILFEDDDFVVINKPPFLATLDERVGGAPNILRMAREYSDDMQACHRLDKETSGALALAKNPEAYRHLSMQFENREVKKLYHAVAWGVHQFDNKLVDRSIETTTKGKARLAYKGKPAETYFTTLEPFARHTLVQCVPITGRMHQIRLHLMYLQAPIVGDVVYGGEDFYLSTLKKKFNMKEGEEEQPFIKRFALHAAKLTFTRLNGEEVTVEAPYPKDFRVLVDTLRQYS; encoded by the coding sequence ATGAAGAAGAATATCGATTTTAAGGACCTGATTCTGTTCGAGGACGACGACTTCGTGGTCATCAACAAGCCCCCGTTCCTGGCCACGCTCGACGAGCGGGTGGGCGGCGCGCCCAACATCCTGCGCATGGCCCGGGAGTACTCCGACGACATGCAGGCCTGCCACCGCCTCGACAAAGAAACCTCCGGGGCCCTGGCTTTGGCCAAAAATCCGGAAGCCTACCGCCACCTCTCGATGCAGTTTGAGAACCGGGAGGTCAAGAAGCTCTACCACGCCGTGGCCTGGGGCGTGCACCAGTTCGACAACAAGCTGGTAGACCGCAGCATCGAAACCACTACCAAAGGCAAAGCGCGCCTGGCCTACAAGGGCAAGCCGGCCGAGACCTACTTTACCACGCTGGAACCCTTTGCGCGCCATACGCTGGTGCAGTGCGTGCCCATCACCGGCCGCATGCACCAGATTCGCCTGCACCTGATGTACCTGCAGGCTCCCATCGTGGGCGACGTGGTATACGGCGGCGAGGATTTCTACCTGTCGACGCTGAAGAAGAAGTTCAATATGAAGGAAGGCGAGGAAGAACAGCCCTTTATTAAGCGTTTCGCCCTGCACGCCGCCAAGCTCACATTTACCCGGCTTAACGGCGAGGAAGTAACCGTGGAAGCGCCTTACCCCAAGGATTTCCGGGTGCTGGTCGATACGTTGCGGCAGTATAGCTAG
- the rplM gene encoding 50S ribosomal protein L13, which yields MDHLSFKTVSVNKANANKGWVVIDAGDNTLGRLSSQVANILRGKHKPSFTPNSDCGDSVIVINADKLRVTGKKMTDKIYVSHSGYPGGQKRKSMREVMERSSTRVIEHAVRGMLPGNRLGREQFRNLFVYEGAEHPHQAQQPVAVDLKNL from the coding sequence ATGGATCATCTGAGCTTCAAGACGGTGTCCGTCAACAAAGCCAACGCCAACAAGGGCTGGGTCGTGATTGATGCTGGTGACAACACCCTGGGCCGTCTGTCCAGCCAAGTTGCCAACATTCTGCGCGGCAAACACAAGCCTTCGTTCACGCCCAACTCTGATTGCGGCGATTCGGTTATCGTTATCAACGCCGACAAACTGCGCGTGACGGGTAAAAAGATGACCGACAAGATTTACGTGTCGCACTCTGGTTACCCCGGTGGCCAGAAGCGCAAGTCGATGCGTGAGGTCATGGAGCGTTCCTCGACCCGCGTTATCGAGCACGCTGTACGCGGCATGCTGCCCGGCAACCGTCTGGGCCGTGAGCAATTCCGCAACCTGTTCGTGTACGAAGGTGCCGAGCATCCCCACCAAGCTCAGCAGCCGGTAGCTGTTGATCTGAAGAACCTGTAA
- the rpsI gene encoding 30S ribosomal protein S9 yields MEISNTSGRRKTSVARIYMQAGQGNITINGREMKAYFGNELLENIVNQPLNTVEQLNQYDIKVNVRGGGISAQAEAIRLAISKALVGDNAEVRPALKKEGFLTRDPRMVERKKFGKRKARRSFQFSKR; encoded by the coding sequence ATGGAAATCTCCAACACCTCTGGTAGAAGAAAAACCTCGGTGGCTCGCATCTACATGCAAGCCGGGCAAGGGAATATCACTATCAACGGCCGGGAAATGAAAGCCTACTTTGGCAATGAACTCCTGGAAAACATCGTGAACCAGCCTTTGAATACGGTTGAGCAACTCAACCAGTATGACATCAAGGTGAACGTGCGCGGTGGTGGCATCTCGGCTCAGGCTGAGGCTATCCGTTTGGCCATCTCGAAAGCCCTCGTGGGTGACAACGCCGAAGTGCGTCCCGCCCTGAAAAAAGAAGGCTTCCTGACCCGTGACCCCCGCATGGTGGAACGCAAAAAGTTCGGCAAGCGCAAGGCTCGTCGTTCGTTCCAGTTCTCGAAACGCTAA
- the rpsB gene encoding 30S ribosomal protein S2: MAQSTTYKELLDAGAHFGHLTRKWDPKMAPYIFMEKNGIHIIDLNKTLVSLEQAATAIRNIAKSGRKVMFVATKKQAQEIVTEEAKRLKMPFVTDRWLGGMLTNFATVRKSLKKMSTIDKMVKENTAYAALAKRERLMLSREREKLERVLGGIADLSRLPAALFVVDVKREHIAVKEAQKLGIPVFAICDTNSNPELVNFPIPANDDASKSISLIVGIISKAIEEGLSERKVDKDEADKKQSEDEGIQEKLAADE; encoded by the coding sequence ATGGCTCAGTCCACCACGTATAAAGAACTGCTCGACGCAGGTGCCCACTTTGGTCACCTTACGCGTAAGTGGGACCCGAAAATGGCGCCGTACATCTTCATGGAGAAGAACGGCATCCATATCATTGACCTGAACAAAACCCTGGTTTCGCTGGAGCAAGCTGCCACTGCTATCCGCAACATCGCCAAGAGCGGTCGGAAAGTAATGTTCGTTGCTACCAAGAAGCAGGCTCAGGAAATCGTTACCGAAGAGGCCAAGCGCCTGAAAATGCCATTCGTTACCGACCGGTGGTTGGGTGGCATGCTCACCAACTTCGCCACGGTTCGCAAGTCGCTGAAGAAAATGAGCACCATCGACAAGATGGTGAAGGAAAACACGGCCTACGCAGCACTTGCAAAGCGTGAGCGTCTGATGCTGTCGCGCGAGCGGGAGAAGCTGGAGCGTGTACTGGGCGGCATTGCCGACCTGAGCCGCCTGCCCGCTGCCCTGTTCGTAGTGGACGTAAAGCGTGAGCACATTGCCGTTAAAGAAGCCCAGAAACTCGGTATCCCCGTTTTCGCTATCTGCGATACGAATTCGAACCCTGAGCTGGTAAACTTCCCCATCCCTGCTAACGACGACGCCTCGAAGTCGATTTCGCTGATCGTAGGTATCATCAGCAAGGCTATCGAAGAAGGCTTGTCGGAGCGCAAAGTCGACAAAGACGAAGCGGACAAGAAGCAGTCGGAAGACGAAGGCATCCAAGAGAAGCTGGCCGCCGACGAATAG
- the tsf gene encoding translation elongation factor Ts, which produces MAAITAADVNKLRTMTGAGMMDCKKALTEADGDFEAARDILRKQGQKIADKRADNETSEGFVAVAVSEDGTAGKLVALACETESVAKVASFRELVQRILDAAVRTNATSQEELLATKEEDGLTIQEHITDLMGKIGEKLNLTYATLTAEKVASYIHSDSKKGVLVGLKNVGGADTAAVGRDVAMQIVAMKPVAVDKDGVDASITEREIEIGKEQARAEGKPEAMLEKIAQGKLNKFYKENTLLNQEFVKDNSLTIAQLLDKTSKGMTVTDFKRVAIGA; this is translated from the coding sequence ATGGCCGCAATTACCGCCGCAGACGTGAACAAGCTCCGCACCATGACCGGTGCAGGCATGATGGATTGCAAAAAAGCGCTGACCGAAGCCGATGGCGACTTCGAAGCTGCTCGTGACATTCTGCGTAAGCAGGGTCAGAAAATTGCTGACAAGCGTGCTGACAACGAAACGTCGGAAGGCTTTGTAGCCGTAGCCGTAAGCGAAGACGGCACCGCCGGCAAGCTAGTGGCCCTGGCCTGCGAAACGGAATCGGTAGCTAAAGTTGCCTCGTTCCGCGAGCTGGTACAGCGCATCCTGGATGCTGCCGTACGTACCAATGCTACGTCGCAGGAAGAGCTGCTCGCTACCAAGGAAGAAGATGGCCTGACCATTCAGGAGCACATCACCGACCTGATGGGCAAAATCGGCGAGAAGCTGAACCTGACCTACGCCACCCTGACCGCCGAGAAAGTAGCTTCTTACATCCACTCGGACAGCAAGAAAGGCGTACTCGTAGGCCTGAAGAACGTAGGTGGTGCTGACACCGCCGCCGTTGGCCGCGACGTAGCCATGCAGATCGTAGCCATGAAGCCCGTAGCCGTTGACAAAGACGGTGTGGACGCTTCGATCACCGAGCGCGAAATCGAAATCGGCAAAGAGCAGGCGCGTGCCGAAGGCAAGCCCGAGGCTATGCTGGAGAAAATCGCTCAAGGCAAGCTGAACAAGTTCTACAAGGAGAACACCTTGTTGAACCAGGAGTTCGTGAAAGACAACTCGCTGACCATCGCTCAGCTGCTCGACAAAACGTCGAAAGGCATGACCGTAACCGACTTCAAGCGGGTGGCCATCGGTGCCTAA
- a CDS encoding DUF3089 domain-containing protein: MQISVLSRSWYLGAVLLAASSLSSCLKVIKPGKQFTAYRPATAPDYAQPDTWAALPTRRDSADVVPLGSGLHDQQRQAAADVFYVHPTTYYKSFSWNADLSDERLNRFTDNSTIRKQATVYNAAARVYAPRYRQATLYSFFDEKSTNGKEALDLAYSDVKAAFQYYLAHYNQGRPIIIAGHSQGTFHATRLLHEFFDTNPKLRKQLVVAYLIGFKVKTDEYQTMRPCQDSTQTGCYVGWNSVESGNEYPPFAGGLATNPLTWTLDTAPAPAQLNKGGVPLNFARIDTAVVGAQVHKGLLWINVPQPIGYPRFLLPGQPQLRHSFHIADYGLFYLNLRRNAVTRVQAYTSQPQRP; encoded by the coding sequence ATGCAAATTTCCGTTCTATCCCGTTCCTGGTATCTGGGCGCGGTGCTGCTGGCCGCCAGTAGCCTGAGTTCCTGCTTAAAGGTCATCAAACCCGGCAAGCAGTTCACGGCCTACCGTCCCGCTACTGCCCCCGACTACGCCCAGCCCGATACCTGGGCTGCCCTGCCCACCCGCCGCGACTCGGCCGACGTAGTACCGCTGGGCTCCGGCCTGCACGACCAGCAGCGGCAGGCCGCCGCCGACGTGTTCTATGTGCATCCTACCACGTACTACAAGAGCTTCTCCTGGAACGCCGACCTCTCGGATGAGCGTCTGAACCGATTCACCGATAACAGCACCATCCGCAAGCAGGCCACGGTGTATAATGCTGCGGCCCGCGTCTACGCCCCGCGCTACCGCCAGGCTACGCTTTACTCGTTTTTCGACGAGAAAAGCACTAATGGCAAGGAAGCTCTGGACTTAGCTTACTCCGACGTAAAAGCTGCTTTCCAGTACTACTTGGCGCACTATAACCAAGGTCGGCCTATCATCATTGCCGGCCACAGCCAGGGTACTTTCCACGCCACGCGCCTGCTACACGAGTTTTTCGACACCAACCCCAAGCTCCGCAAGCAACTCGTCGTGGCCTACCTCATCGGCTTCAAGGTTAAGACCGACGAGTACCAGACTATGCGGCCCTGCCAGGATTCCACCCAAACCGGCTGCTACGTAGGCTGGAATTCTGTAGAGTCGGGCAACGAGTATCCGCCCTTCGCCGGCGGCCTGGCTACCAACCCCCTCACTTGGACGCTCGACACCGCCCCAGCCCCGGCTCAGCTGAACAAAGGAGGCGTACCGCTCAACTTTGCTCGGATTGATACCGCCGTCGTCGGCGCCCAGGTGCATAAGGGCCTGCTGTGGATCAACGTGCCCCAGCCCATTGGCTACCCGCGCTTCCTGCTGCCCGGCCAGCCCCAGCTCCGCCACTCCTTCCACATTGCCGACTACGGTTTGTTTTACCTCAACCTGCGCCGCAATGCGGTTACGCGGGTGCAGGCGTATACCAGTCAGCCGCAACGCCCGTAA